The proteins below come from a single Leifsonia sp. 1010 genomic window:
- the rpsE gene encoding 30S ribosomal protein S5 encodes MSDENNKEQTVADQVTDSAQPVETAAGTDNNTRSEREPRRGGRERNPNRDRGSRDADKSQFLERVVTINRVSKVVKGGRRFSFTALVVVGDGNGLVGVGYGKAREVPLAISKGVEEAKKNFFRVPRVGNTIPHPVQGEAAAGVVLLRPAAAGTGVIAGGPVRAVLECAGIHDVLSKSLGSSNTINIVHATVEALKQLEEPRAVAARRGLDYDQVAPARLLRTEAALAEAAATAKAGA; translated from the coding sequence GTGAGCGACGAGAACAACAAGGAGCAGACCGTGGCCGATCAGGTAACGGACAGCGCGCAGCCGGTGGAGACCGCTGCGGGCACCGACAACAACACCCGGAGCGAGCGCGAGCCGCGCCGTGGTGGCCGCGAGCGCAACCCCAACCGCGACCGTGGCAGCCGTGACGCCGACAAGAGCCAGTTCCTGGAGCGCGTCGTCACCATCAACCGCGTCTCCAAGGTCGTGAAGGGTGGTCGTCGCTTCAGCTTCACCGCTCTCGTGGTCGTCGGCGACGGCAACGGCCTGGTGGGCGTCGGCTACGGCAAGGCCCGTGAGGTGCCGCTGGCGATCTCGAAGGGCGTCGAGGAGGCGAAGAAGAACTTCTTCCGCGTCCCGCGCGTCGGCAACACCATCCCGCACCCGGTGCAGGGTGAGGCCGCCGCCGGCGTCGTCCTCCTGCGTCCGGCTGCTGCCGGTACCGGTGTTATCGCCGGTGGCCCCGTGCGCGCCGTCCTGGAGTGCGCCGGTATCCACGACGTCCTGAGCAAGTCGCTCGGTTCGTCCAACACGATCAACATCGTGCACGCGACCGTCGAGGCGCTGAAGCAGCTCGAGGAGCCCCGCGCCGTCGCAGCTCGCCGTGGTCTCGACTACGACCAGGTCGCCCCGGCGCGCCTGCTTCGCACCGAGGCAGCGCTGGCCGAGGCCGCCGCGACCGCAAAGGCAGGTGCCTGA
- the rpsJ gene encoding 30S ribosomal protein S10, which translates to MAGQKIRIRLKSYDHEVIDTSARKIVDTVTRAGATVVGPVPLPTEKNVVVVIRSPHKYKDSREHFEMRTHKRLIDIIDPTPKAVDSLMRLDLPADVNIEIKL; encoded by the coding sequence ATGGCGGGACAGAAGATCCGCATTCGGCTTAAGTCGTATGACCACGAGGTCATCGACACCTCGGCGCGCAAGATCGTCGACACGGTGACCCGTGCCGGCGCTACCGTCGTCGGCCCGGTGCCGCTTCCCACCGAGAAGAACGTGGTGGTCGTCATCCGTTCGCCCCACAAGTACAAGGACAGCCGCGAGCACTTCGAGATGCGCACGCACAAGCGGCTGATCGACATCATCGACCCGACGCCGAAGGCCGTCGACTCGCTCATGCGTCTCGACCTGCCCGCCGACGTCAACATCGAGATCAAGCTCTAA
- the rplE gene encoding 50S ribosomal protein L5 yields the protein MTDTATAAGKIQPRLKQKYKNEISQQLQGDFGFTNVHQVPGLVKIVVNMGVGEAARDGKVIDGAVNDLTLITGQKPQVTKARKSIAQFKLREGQPIGAHVTLRGDRMWEFLDRLLSLALPRIRDFRGLSDKQFDGNGNYTFGLTEQSMFHEINQDRIDRVRGMDITVVTTAKNDDEGRALLKQLGFPFRSNDAAN from the coding sequence ATGACCGACACTGCAACCGCTGCTGGCAAAATCCAGCCGCGCCTGAAGCAGAAGTACAAGAACGAGATCTCCCAGCAGCTCCAGGGCGACTTCGGTTTCACCAACGTGCACCAGGTGCCCGGTCTGGTGAAGATCGTCGTCAACATGGGTGTCGGCGAGGCGGCTCGTGACGGCAAGGTGATCGATGGTGCGGTCAACGACCTCACGCTGATCACCGGTCAGAAGCCCCAGGTCACGAAGGCCCGCAAGTCCATCGCGCAGTTCAAGCTGCGCGAGGGCCAGCCGATCGGTGCGCACGTCACGCTGCGCGGCGACCGCATGTGGGAGTTCCTCGACCGTCTCCTCTCGCTCGCGCTTCCGCGAATCCGCGACTTCCGCGGCCTCAGCGACAAGCAGTTCGACGGGAACGGCAACTACACGTTCGGTCTCACGGAGCAGTCGATGTTCCACGAGATCAACCAGGACCGCATCGACCGCGTCCGCGGCATGGACATCACTGTGGTGACCACCGCCAAGAACGACGACGAGGGCCGCGCGCTGCTCAAGCAGCTCGGCTTCCCGTTCCGTTCCAACGACGCGGCCAACTAG
- the rplX gene encoding 50S ribosomal protein L24, producing the protein MANIKKGDLVQVISGRSQARGGDRGKQGRVIEVLVEQNRVIVEGVNFVTKHVRVGQTQRGTKTGGIETHEAPIHVSNVALVDPETKKPTRVGFREESVTKDGVTKTVRVRYAKKSGKDL; encoded by the coding sequence ATGGCGAACATCAAGAAGGGCGACCTGGTCCAGGTCATCTCGGGCCGTTCACAGGCCCGCGGTGGTGACCGTGGCAAGCAGGGTCGCGTCATCGAGGTTCTCGTCGAGCAGAACCGTGTCATCGTCGAGGGCGTCAACTTCGTGACCAAGCACGTGCGCGTCGGCCAGACGCAGCGTGGCACGAAGACCGGCGGCATCGAGACCCACGAGGCCCCGATCCACGTCTCGAACGTGGCGCTGGTCGACCCCGAGACCAAGAAGCCGACCCGCGTCGGCTTCCGCGAAGAGAGTGTCACGAAGGACGGCGTCACCAAGACGGTCCGCGTTCGTTACGCCAAGAAGTCTGGTAAGGACCTGTAA
- the rplP gene encoding 50S ribosomal protein L16 has product MLIPRRVKHRKQHHPGRSGQATGGTKVSFGEFGIQALTPAYVTNRQIESARIAMTRHIKRGGKVWINIYPDRPLTKKPAETRMGSGKGSPEWWVANVKPGRVLFEVSGVSEQLAREAMTRAIHKLPLKARIIKREEGDA; this is encoded by the coding sequence ATGTTGATCCCACGCAGAGTCAAGCACCGCAAGCAGCACCACCCCGGCCGTAGCGGCCAGGCGACCGGTGGCACGAAGGTCTCCTTCGGCGAGTTCGGCATCCAGGCCCTGACGCCCGCTTACGTGACCAACCGTCAGATCGAGTCCGCTCGTATCGCCATGACGCGTCACATCAAGCGTGGCGGCAAGGTGTGGATCAACATCTACCCCGACCGTCCGCTCACGAAGAAGCCGGCCGAGACCCGAATGGGTTCCGGTAAGGGTTCGCCGGAGTGGTGGGTCGCCAACGTCAAGCCGGGTCGCGTCCTCTTCGAGGTCTCCGGAGTCTCCGAGCAGCTCGCTCGTGAGGCCATGACCCGTGCAATCCACAAGCTGCCCCTCAAGGCACGCATCATCAAGCGCGAGGAGGGCGACGCGTAA
- the rplD gene encoding 50S ribosomal protein L4 produces MATSIDVVDLKGKKAGSIELPDALFDVQTNIPLIHQVVTAQLAAARQGTHKTKGRGEVSGAGRKPFKQKGTGRARQGSIRAPQMTGGGIVHGPTPRSYAQRTPKKMIAAALLGALSDRARGSRLHAVQAFTTGDAPSTKAVVDLLSGIATSKHVLVVLERDDELAFKSVRNVPTVHVLTYDQLNAYDVLVSDDIVFSQAALEGFIAAKSNKEEVNA; encoded by the coding sequence ATGGCTACCTCGATTGACGTCGTCGACCTCAAGGGCAAGAAGGCCGGCTCCATCGAGCTTCCCGACGCCCTGTTCGACGTTCAGACCAACATCCCGCTGATCCACCAGGTCGTCACCGCCCAGCTCGCCGCGGCGCGCCAGGGCACGCACAAGACCAAGGGTCGTGGCGAGGTCTCCGGCGCCGGCCGCAAGCCGTTCAAGCAGAAGGGCACCGGTCGCGCCCGCCAGGGTTCCATCCGCGCCCCGCAGATGACCGGTGGTGGCATCGTCCACGGACCGACGCCGCGCAGCTACGCCCAGCGCACCCCGAAGAAGATGATCGCCGCTGCTCTGCTCGGTGCTCTCTCGGACCGCGCCCGCGGCAGCCGCCTCCACGCGGTCCAGGCCTTCACCACCGGTGACGCGCCCTCGACCAAGGCGGTCGTCGACCTGCTGAGCGGCATCGCGACCTCGAAGCACGTCCTCGTCGTGCTCGAGCGTGACGACGAGCTCGCCTTCAAGAGCGTCCGCAACGTCCCGACCGTGCACGTGCTGACCTACGACCAGCTGAACGCCTACGACGTCCTGGTGAGCGACGACATCGTCTTCTCGCAGGCGGCGCTCGAGGGCTTCATCGCCGCCAAGAGCAACAAGGAAGAGGTGAACGCGTAA
- the rplC gene encoding 50S ribosomal protein L3 → MSNADTKTSKGLLGKKLGMTQVWDENNKLIPVTVIEITPNVVTQVRTPEADGYNAVQIAYGQIDPRKVNKPSAGHFDKAGVTPRRHLTEVRTADAAEYAAGQELTVDGTFEVGQLVDVVGTSKGKGFAGVMKRHNFQGVSASHGAHRNHRKPGSIGASSTPSRVFKGMRMAGRMGGERVTVLNLKVQGIDAEKGLLLVKGAVPGARGRIVFVRNAVKGA, encoded by the coding sequence ATGTCCAACGCTGACACGAAGACTTCCAAGGGCCTCCTCGGCAAGAAGCTCGGAATGACCCAGGTCTGGGACGAGAACAACAAGCTCATCCCCGTGACCGTCATCGAGATCACGCCGAACGTCGTGACCCAGGTCCGCACCCCCGAGGCCGACGGCTACAACGCCGTCCAGATCGCCTACGGCCAGATCGACCCGCGCAAGGTCAACAAGCCGTCCGCCGGCCACTTCGACAAGGCGGGCGTCACCCCGCGTCGTCACCTCACCGAGGTCCGCACCGCCGACGCCGCCGAGTACGCGGCCGGCCAGGAGCTCACCGTCGACGGGACCTTCGAGGTCGGCCAGCTGGTCGACGTCGTCGGGACCTCGAAGGGTAAGGGCTTCGCCGGTGTGATGAAGCGCCACAACTTCCAGGGCGTCTCCGCTTCGCACGGTGCGCACCGCAACCACCGCAAGCCGGGCTCCATCGGCGCCTCCTCGACCCCGAGCCGTGTCTTCAAGGGCATGCGCATGGCCGGTCGCATGGGTGGCGAGCGCGTCACCGTCCTGAACCTCAAGGTGCAGGGCATCGACGCCGAGAAGGGCCTGCTGCTGGTCAAGGGCGCCGTTCCCGGCGCTCGTGGCCGCATCGTTTTCGTCCGCAACGCAGTGAAGGGGGCCTAA
- the rplO gene encoding 50S ribosomal protein L15 → MAEEKATTEAAEKPAAKKPATKAASTKAAADKPAAEKTSTAKKAPAKKASASAAADKAAASSTDDTVAAKPAAKSSAKKDVAAPREQVLKVHHLRPAAGAKKEKTRVGRGEGSKGKTAGRGTKGTKARYQVRPGFQGGQLPLHMRAPKLRGFKNPFRVEYQVVNLEKLAELYPSGGDVTVADLVAKGAVRKNEKVKVLGNGDIAVKLNVAVDKVSGSAEQKIVAAGGSVK, encoded by the coding sequence ATGGCTGAAGAGAAGGCCACCACAGAGGCCGCCGAGAAGCCGGCCGCCAAGAAGCCCGCGACCAAGGCCGCGAGCACGAAGGCTGCCGCCGACAAGCCGGCCGCCGAGAAGACCAGCACCGCGAAGAAGGCTCCGGCCAAGAAGGCGTCGGCTTCGGCCGCTGCCGACAAGGCCGCCGCCTCCAGCACGGACGACACCGTGGCCGCAAAGCCGGCCGCGAAGTCCTCCGCCAAGAAGGACGTCGCCGCCCCGCGCGAGCAGGTCCTGAAGGTGCACCACCTGCGCCCCGCCGCCGGCGCCAAGAAGGAGAAGACCCGCGTCGGACGCGGTGAGGGCTCCAAGGGCAAGACGGCCGGTCGCGGTACCAAGGGAACCAAGGCGCGCTACCAGGTGCGTCCGGGCTTCCAGGGCGGCCAGCTTCCGCTGCACATGCGTGCGCCGAAGCTGCGCGGCTTCAAGAACCCGTTCCGCGTCGAGTACCAGGTCGTGAACCTGGAGAAGCTCGCCGAGCTGTACCCGTCGGGCGGTGACGTCACCGTCGCCGACCTGGTCGCCAAGGGTGCCGTTCGCAAGAACGAGAAGGTCAAGGTTCTCGGCAACGGGGACATTGCGGTTAAGCTGAACGTTGCGGTCGACAAGGTCTCCGGCTCTGCTGAGCAGAAGATCGTCGCCGCAGGTGGCTCCGTCAAGTAG
- the rpsC gene encoding 30S ribosomal protein S3, with amino-acid sequence MGQKVNPYGFRLGITTDHVSRWFSDSTKPGQRYSDYLAEDVKIRRLLQTSLDRAGVSRIEIERTRDRVRVDIHTARPGIVIGRRGAEAERIRADLEKLTGKQIQLNILEVKNPEADAQLVAQGIAEQLSARVAFRRAMRKGLQGAQRAGAKGVRIQVSGRLGGAEMSRSEFYREGRVPLHTLRANIDYGFYEAKTTFGRIGVKVWIYKGDITNKELAREQANQKPSRERNDRPRRGGRGNAPETAGAPAAAGVEA; translated from the coding sequence ATGGGTCAGAAAGTCAATCCGTACGGCTTCCGTCTGGGGATCACCACCGACCACGTGTCGCGGTGGTTCTCCGACAGCACCAAGCCGGGTCAGCGTTACAGCGACTACCTCGCCGAGGACGTCAAGATCCGCCGTCTGCTTCAGACGTCGCTCGACCGCGCGGGCGTGTCCCGCATCGAGATCGAGCGCACCCGTGACCGTGTCCGCGTCGACATCCACACCGCCCGTCCGGGCATCGTGATCGGTCGTCGTGGCGCCGAGGCCGAGCGCATCCGCGCCGACCTCGAGAAGCTCACGGGCAAGCAGATCCAGCTGAACATCCTCGAGGTGAAGAACCCCGAGGCCGACGCCCAGCTCGTCGCGCAGGGCATCGCCGAGCAGCTCTCCGCCCGCGTGGCCTTCCGCCGCGCGATGCGCAAGGGCCTGCAGGGCGCGCAGCGCGCCGGTGCCAAGGGTGTCCGTATCCAGGTGTCCGGCCGTCTCGGCGGCGCCGAGATGAGCCGCTCCGAGTTCTACCGCGAGGGTCGTGTGCCGCTGCACACGCTCCGCGCCAACATCGACTACGGCTTCTACGAGGCCAAGACCACCTTCGGTCGCATCGGTGTGAAGGTGTGGATCTACAAGGGCGACATCACGAACAAGGAACTGGCTCGCGAGCAGGCCAACCAGAAGCCGTCGCGCGAGCGCAACGACCGTCCGCGTCGCGGTGGCCGGGGCAACGCCCCCGAGACCGCTGGCGCGCCGGCCGCAGCAGGAGTTGAGGCATAA
- the rplB gene encoding 50S ribosomal protein L2, with the protein MAIRNYKPTTPGRRGSSVADFAEITRSTPEKSLLRPLSKTGGRNNQGRITTRHIGGGHKRQYRVIDFRRNDKDGVNAKVAHIEYDPNRTARIALLHFVDGTKRYILAPAGLKQGDVVESGAGADIKPGNNLPLRNIPTGTVVHAIELKPGGGAKLARSAGASVRLVAKDGPYAQLRLPSGEVRNVDARCRATVGEVGNAEQSNINWGKAGRMRWKGVRPTVRGVAMNPIDHPHGGGEGKTSGGRHPVSPWGQKEGRTRHPNKESDKLIVRRRNAGKKRK; encoded by the coding sequence ATGGCAATTCGTAACTACAAGCCCACGACCCCCGGTCGTCGCGGCTCCTCGGTCGCCGACTTCGCCGAGATCACCCGCTCGACGCCGGAGAAGTCCCTTCTCCGTCCGCTGTCGAAGACCGGTGGCCGCAACAACCAGGGCCGCATCACGACCCGTCACATCGGTGGTGGCCACAAGCGCCAGTACCGCGTGATCGACTTCCGTCGCAACGACAAGGACGGCGTCAACGCCAAGGTCGCCCACATCGAGTACGACCCCAACCGCACGGCGCGCATCGCGCTGCTGCACTTCGTGGACGGCACCAAGCGCTACATCCTGGCGCCCGCCGGCCTGAAGCAGGGCGACGTCGTCGAGTCGGGTGCCGGCGCGGACATCAAGCCGGGCAACAACCTGCCGCTGCGCAACATCCCGACCGGTACCGTCGTTCACGCGATCGAGCTGAAGCCGGGCGGTGGCGCCAAGCTCGCCCGTTCGGCCGGTGCCTCGGTCCGCCTCGTCGCGAAGGACGGCCCCTACGCCCAGCTGCGCCTCCCCTCCGGTGAGGTCCGCAACGTCGACGCGCGCTGCCGCGCCACCGTCGGCGAGGTCGGCAACGCCGAGCAGTCGAACATCAACTGGGGCAAGGCCGGCCGCATGCGCTGGAAGGGCGTTCGCCCGACCGTGCGTGGTGTCGCGATGAACCCGATCGACCACCCGCACGGTGGTGGTGAGGGCAAGACCTCCGGTGGTCGCCACCCGGTCAGCCCGTGGGGTCAGAAGGAAGGCCGTACGCGCCACCCCAACAAGGAAAGCGACAAGCTCATCGTCCGCCGTCGCAACGCCGGCAAGAAGCGCAAGTAG
- the rpsQ gene encoding 30S ribosomal protein S17, protein MAETTKAAAAESAADEALVRGYRKSRRGYVVSDKMDKTIVVEVEDRVKHPLYGKVIRRTSKVKAHDENNTAGIGDLVLINETRPLSASKRWRLVEILEKAK, encoded by the coding sequence ATGGCTGAGACCACCAAGGCCGCGGCCGCGGAGTCGGCGGCCGACGAGGCCCTCGTCCGCGGGTACCGCAAGTCCCGTCGCGGTTACGTCGTCAGCGACAAGATGGACAAGACCATCGTCGTCGAGGTCGAGGACCGCGTGAAGCACCCCCTGTACGGCAAGGTCATCCGCCGCACCTCCAAGGTGAAGGCGCACGACGAGAACAACACCGCCGGCATCGGCGACCTCGTTCTCATCAACGAGACCCGTCCCCTGAGCGCCAGCAAGCGCTGGCGCCTGGTTGAGATTCTGGAGAAGGCCAAGTGA
- the rplW gene encoding 50S ribosomal protein L23 — MAVNKDPRDVIIAPVVSEKSYGLIDEGKYTFLVDTRSNKTEIKLAIESIFKVEVASVNTLNRQGKTRRTRFGTGKRKDTKRAIVTLKSGSIDIFTAVG; from the coding sequence ATGGCCGTCAACAAGGACCCGCGCGACGTCATCATCGCCCCGGTCGTCTCTGAGAAGAGCTACGGCCTGATCGACGAGGGCAAGTACACCTTCCTCGTCGACACGCGTTCGAACAAGACCGAGATCAAGCTCGCCATCGAGTCGATCTTCAAGGTCGAGGTCGCGTCGGTGAACACCCTGAACCGTCAGGGCAAGACCCGCCGCACCCGCTTCGGCACCGGCAAGCGCAAGGACACTAAGCGCGCCATCGTCACGCTGAAGTCCGGTTCCATCGACATCTTCACGGCCGTCGGCTGA
- the rplV gene encoding 50S ribosomal protein L22, which yields MVESIARVRHIRVTPMKARRVVNMIRGKQAQEALAILKFAPQSASEPVYKLVASAIANARVKADQSNTYLDEQDLYVSRAFVDEGTTLKRFQPRAQGRAFRINKRTSHITVVLATPDEAEAAPVSKKASK from the coding sequence ATGGTGGAGTCGATCGCCCGCGTGCGACACATCCGCGTTACCCCCATGAAGGCCCGCCGCGTCGTCAACATGATCCGCGGCAAGCAGGCTCAGGAGGCCCTGGCCATCCTGAAGTTCGCCCCCCAGAGCGCGAGCGAGCCTGTTTACAAGCTCGTCGCCTCGGCCATCGCCAACGCGCGTGTCAAGGCCGACCAGAGCAACACCTACCTGGACGAGCAGGACCTGTACGTGAGCCGCGCCTTCGTGGACGAGGGGACCACCCTCAAGCGGTTCCAGCCGCGTGCACAGGGCCGGGCCTTCCGCATCAACAAGCGCACCAGCCACATCACGGTCGTCCTCGCGACGCCGGACGAGGCCGAGGCCGCCCCCGTCAGCAAGAAGGCGAGCAAGTAA
- the rpsH gene encoding 30S ribosomal protein S8: MTMTDPVADMLTRLRNANSAHHDTVSMPHSKLKAHIAEILTNEGYISGWDVTDARVGKTLTLQLKFGPNRERSIAGIKRVSKPGLRVYAKSTELPKVLGGLGVAILSTSSGLLTDRQAEKKGVGGEVLAYVW; encoded by the coding sequence ATGACCATGACAGATCCGGTCGCAGACATGCTGACCAGACTGCGCAACGCGAACTCGGCTCACCACGACACCGTGTCGATGCCGCACTCGAAGCTCAAGGCCCACATCGCCGAGATCCTCACCAACGAGGGCTACATCTCCGGCTGGGACGTCACCGACGCCCGCGTCGGCAAGACGCTGACCCTGCAGCTCAAGTTCGGACCGAACCGCGAGCGTTCCATCGCCGGTATCAAGCGCGTGTCCAAGCCCGGCCTTCGCGTCTACGCGAAGTCCACGGAGCTCCCCAAGGTGCTCGGCGGGCTCGGCGTCGCCATCCTGTCCACCTCCTCCGGTCTGCTCACGGACCGTCAGGCTGAGAAGAAGGGCGTGGGTGGGGAAGTCCTCGCCTACGTGTGGTAA
- the rplN gene encoding 50S ribosomal protein L14 produces the protein MIQQESRLKVADNTGAKELLAIRVLGGSSRRYAGLGDVIVATVKDAIPGGNVKKGDVVKAVVVRVRKNTRRPDGSYIKFDENAAVILKNDGDPRGTRIFGPVGRELRDKKFMKIISLAPEVL, from the coding sequence GTGATCCAGCAGGAATCCCGACTCAAGGTCGCCGACAACACCGGCGCCAAGGAGCTCCTCGCGATCCGCGTGCTCGGCGGCTCCAGCCGTCGCTACGCCGGCCTCGGCGACGTCATCGTCGCCACGGTCAAGGACGCGATCCCGGGTGGGAACGTCAAGAAGGGCGACGTCGTCAAGGCGGTCGTCGTGCGTGTTCGCAAGAACACCCGCCGCCCGGACGGCTCCTACATCAAGTTCGACGAGAACGCCGCTGTCATCCTGAAGAACGACGGTGACCCCCGCGGCACGCGCATCTTCGGACCGGTCGGCCGCGAGCTCCGCGACAAGAAGTTCATGAAGATCATCTCGCTCGCACCGGAGGTGCTGTAA
- the rpmD gene encoding 50S ribosomal protein L30, translated as MAARLKITQIKSKVSEKQYQRDTLRSLGLKRIGDVVVREDNPQNRGYVNTVAHLVKVEEID; from the coding sequence ATGGCTGCGCGTCTGAAGATCACGCAGATCAAGTCGAAAGTGAGCGAGAAGCAGTACCAGCGCGACACGCTGCGCAGTCTGGGACTGAAGCGCATCGGTGACGTCGTCGTCCGCGAGGACAACCCGCAGAACCGTGGGTACGTCAACACCGTCGCTCACCTGGTGAAGGTCGAGGAGATTGACTAA
- the rpmC gene encoding 50S ribosomal protein L29: MAIGSKELASSELDTFEDERLVDELKKAKEELFNLRFQSATGQLESHGRLRAVKRDIARIYTVIRERELGIRATPAPAEAAPAEKKKTRAKKAAPAAEAEVDTTNEEAK, encoded by the coding sequence ATGGCGATCGGATCCAAGGAGCTTGCCTCGAGCGAGCTCGACACTTTCGAAGACGAGCGTCTCGTCGACGAGCTGAAGAAGGCCAAGGAAGAGCTGTTCAACCTGCGCTTCCAGTCGGCCACCGGCCAGCTCGAGAGCCACGGCCGCCTGCGCGCCGTGAAGCGTGACATCGCTCGCATCTACACCGTGATCCGTGAGCGCGAGCTCGGGATCCGGGCTACCCCGGCCCCGGCCGAGGCAGCGCCGGCGGAGAAGAAGAAGACCCGTGCCAAGAAGGCGGCCCCGGCCGCCGAGGCCGAGGTCGACACCACGAATGAGGAGGCCAAGTAA
- the rplR gene encoding 50S ribosomal protein L18, whose product MALGTRGKSKAAARDRRHTRLRKKIEGTAVRPRLVVTRSARHVFVQVVDDAKGHTLASASTMEADLRTFDGDKTAKARKVGELVAERAKSAGVDAVVFDRGGSKYAGRVAAVAEGAREGGLNL is encoded by the coding sequence ATGGCTCTGGGTACCAGAGGAAAGAGCAAGGCGGCCGCCCGCGACCGCCGTCACACCCGCCTTCGCAAGAAGATCGAGGGCACCGCGGTCCGTCCGCGCCTGGTCGTGACCCGTTCGGCCCGCCACGTCTTCGTGCAGGTCGTCGACGACGCGAAGGGCCACACGCTGGCCTCCGCGTCGACCATGGAAGCGGACCTGCGCACCTTCGACGGTGACAAGACCGCCAAGGCCCGCAAGGTCGGAGAGCTCGTCGCCGAGCGCGCGAAGAGCGCCGGTGTCGACGCCGTCGTGTTCGACCGTGGAGGCAGCAAGTACGCGGGCCGCGTCGCCGCTGTCGCCGAGGGAGCTCGAGAGGGTGGACTGAACCTGTGA
- the rplF gene encoding 50S ribosomal protein L6, with the protein MSRIGRLPIDIPTGVDVKIDGQAVTVKGPKGELSLTVAEPIEVKLEENQVLVTRPDDERASRSLHGLTRTLINNQIIGVTQGYSKGLEIVGTGYRVVQKGSAVEFALGFSHPVTVEPPAGITFTVEGNNRLTVAGIDKQAVGEVAANIRKIRKPEPYKGKGVRYAGEVVRRKAGKAGK; encoded by the coding sequence ATGTCGCGTATTGGAAGACTGCCCATCGACATCCCGACCGGTGTCGATGTGAAGATCGACGGCCAGGCCGTCACCGTCAAGGGCCCGAAGGGTGAGCTCAGCCTCACCGTCGCCGAGCCCATCGAGGTCAAGCTGGAGGAGAACCAGGTCCTGGTTACCCGTCCGGACGACGAGCGCGCTTCGCGTTCGCTGCACGGCCTGACCCGCACCCTCATCAACAACCAGATCATCGGCGTCACCCAGGGCTACTCCAAGGGCCTCGAGATCGTCGGCACCGGTTACCGCGTCGTCCAGAAGGGCTCGGCTGTCGAGTTCGCGCTCGGCTTCTCGCACCCGGTGACCGTCGAGCCGCCGGCTGGCATCACGTTCACGGTCGAGGGCAACAACCGCCTGACCGTGGCCGGGATCGACAAGCAGGCCGTCGGTGAGGTCGCCGCGAACATCCGCAAGATCCGCAAGCCCGAGCCGTACAAGGGCAAGGGCGTGCGCTACGCCGGCGAGGTCGTTCGTCGCAAGGCCGGAAAGGCTGGTAAGTAA
- the rpsS gene encoding 30S ribosomal protein S19 — translation MPRSLKKGPFVDEHLFRKVVAANEANSKNVIKTWSRRSMIVPAMLGHTIAVHDGRKHIPVFVTETMVGHKLGEFAPTRTFRGHVKDDKKGRRR, via the coding sequence ATGCCACGCAGTCTCAAGAAGGGCCCCTTCGTCGACGAGCACCTGTTTCGCAAGGTGGTCGCCGCGAACGAGGCCAACAGCAAGAACGTGATCAAGACCTGGTCGCGCCGCTCGATGATCGTCCCGGCCATGCTGGGTCACACCATCGCCGTGCACGACGGTCGCAAGCACATCCCGGTGTTCGTCACCGAGACCATGGTCGGTCACAAGCTCGGCGAGTTCGCGCCGACCCGCACCTTCCGTGGACACGTGAAGGACGACAAGAAGGGTCGCCGCCGCTGA